The DNA segment CGACGAGCCCATCGCCTGCCAGCCGAGCAGCAAAAAAATGACACCGAGGAACAACAGCACCATCACCATGGCGCGCAGCGGAAGGCCCGAAGAGTCGGGGACACGCTCACTCATCGAGCCCACTGTAGCCAGAAGAAGGCCAGCACCGACAAAGACAGTGGGATCGGGTGGGGCGGCCGACGGGGGTCAGGTCACCTCGAAGCCGAGGCGGCGCGCGGCCCGTGCCTTTTGGCGGCTGGCCCGCAACCGGCGCAACCGCTTGACCAGCATCGGGTCGGCGGCCAGCGCCTCGGGCCGGTCCACCAGCGCGTTAAGCACCTGGTAATACCGCGTCGCTGACATCGAGAACAACTCTTTGATGGCTTCTTCCTTGACACCGGCGAACTTCCACCATTGACGTTCGAATGCCAGGATGTCGTGTTCGCGACGCGTCAGCCCATCGGTGATTTCAGAGTCGTCCCCCGCTCGATTTGTCCGCGCCATGGCGCTGTCCATATCGCTTCCCCTGGACCCTTCCGGCGAATTCCCAACTTGTCTCGAGTGACTTGGCTTACGTGATGGCATGTTTTGCGCGAATATTGAACCACGCTTGAAACCCTCGAGCGGTAATCCAGACCCGCGAGTCGGCCGACTTGCCCGGATCGCCCGGCGCGACGGCGTTGCCACTGCGGCGACGGCGTGCTCGCTGGCCAAGCGGCCGACGGCACCGGCTCGGCCGATTGCCATGCCTGGCGGGCACACCACGGGCCAACTGTGTCACGCTGGTCACAGCTGCCACATGCGTCTCTGGGCCGGTAGGCACTCGATGCGCCCACCTCGTAGCGACAAGTCGCCACCGGCCACGATTTCCCCCGGCGACACCCACACGGTGTCGCTCCAAGGCGGGCACAACGAACATCCTCCCCGGCAGAGGCGACTGTGGCGGAAGTGACAAACACAGCCATGGCCCGAACGCCCGCCTCTCCCCCGCAAGCGGGTGGTGCCCCCACCCCACGCCGCGACGCGGCGCGCATCGTCGGCAGGCATAAGCTAGCCGACCATGGCAGTCGTACCCATCCGCATCGTGGGAGACCCGGTGCTGCACACTCCGACGACGCCGGTGCCGGTGGCCGCCGACGGGTCGCTCCCGGCGGATCTGGGCGACCTCATCACCACCATGTACGACACCATGGACGCCGCCAACGGGGTCGGCCTGGCCGCCAATCAGATTGGGTACGGACTGCGCCTCTTCGTCTACGACTGCGCCGAGGACCGCGGACAGACCACCCGCCGCCGCGGTGTGGTCATCAACCCGATCTTGGAAACCTCCGAAATCCCCGAGACGATGCCGGACCCGACCAACGACGACGAGGGATGCTTGTCGGTTCCCGGCGAGTCCTTCCCCACCGGCCGCGCCAAGTGGGCCCGGGTCACCGGGCTCGACGCCGACGGCAGCCCGATCGCCATCGAGGGCACCGGCCTGTTCGCGCGCATGCTGCAACACGAAACCGGACACCTGGATGGATTCCTCTACCTGGATCGGCTCATCGGTCGGCACGCGCGCGCGGCGAAACGGGCCGTCAAGGCGCGCGGGTGGGGCGTACCCGGACTGTCCTGGCTGCCGGGTGAGGGACCCGATCCGTTCGGACACTGAATGTCTCCTGGCCGGGCCTCGGAACCCGGGTGACGGCGCCGCGGGCCGCCGACCACGACCAGCAGCGCCGGCCAGGCGGCGCGTTGTTGGCCCGGGGCGTGGGGCCACCCGGGGCTTATACGCACCACGCGGACGGGACCGCGCTGGCCGAGTCGCTGGGTTCCCGACGGCACCATCGCAGGGCCGACGGCGCCTGGCGTACCCCGCGATAACCTCTAGCCATGCCCGACGGCACGGTCGATGGCGGCGAGCCGCCGCGCCCGGCTTCGCCGCCCTTGCGATCGCCGTCCGCCGCAAGCGGGCGGTACCCCCAGCTGCGGCTGGCCACCTGGAACGTGAATTCCATTCGCACCCGCCTGGACCGCGTCCTGGACTGGCTCGCGCGCGCCGAGGTCGACGTGCTGGCGATGCAGGAGACCAAGTGCGCGGACAGCCAGTTTCCCGCCCTGCCGCTGTTTGAACTCGGCTATGAGGTCGCCCACGTGGGCTTCGATCAGTGGAACGGGGTGGCGATCGCATCTCGCATCGGCCTGGACGACGTACAAGCCGGGTTTGACGGTCAGCCCCGCTGGAGCAGCAGGCCGGAGGTGGCCGCCACGACCGAAGCGCGCGCCCTGGGTGCCACCTGCGGCGGTGTGCGGGTGTGGAGCCTGTATGTGCCCAACGGCCGCGCCCTCGACGACCCCCACTACGCCTACAAACTGGATTGGCTTGCCGCGCTGCGTGATACGGCCGAAGGCTGGCTGCGTGACGATCCCACCGCCGCGATCGCGCTAGCCGGGGACTGGAACATTGCCCCGACCGATGAAGACGTGTGGAGCACGGAGTTCTACCGGGGTTGCACGCACGTCTCCGAACCGGAGCGCAACGCGTTCAACGCCCTCGTCGACGCCCAATTCACCGACGTGGTAAGGCCTTTCACTCCCGGGCCCGGGGTGTACACCTACTGGGACTACACCCAGCTGCGGTTTCCGAAGAAGCAGGGCATGCGCATCGATTTCATCCTCGCGTCGCCGGCCTTGGCCGCCCGGGTGATCGACGCGCAGATCGTCCGCGAGGAGCGCAAAGGCAAGGCACCCAGTGATCACGCGCCGGTGCTGGTCGATCTGCAGCCGATATGCGCGTAGGGTAGGGCTGCGGCAGCACTCGTTAGGTTCGCGTGTGCAACGTGGCGGCGCGGGCATTTTTGAAGCTAGCCAGAATCCCCATGACGCCATGCAGTGCGCGGTTAACGGGTGTAGAACAATAGTTAAACCGTTTTGATTAACAAGTAGTCTGGGCCAGGGAGTCATCATGAGTGTCGTCGGCGGAGCGGTCCGCACCGTGGGTCGAACAGTGAATCGTGCTGCGGCGGCGACCACAGCGACCGCCGGCGCTGTTGGTGGCGCGGCGGTGAACGGTGTTGTCGGGGGTGTGAAGGGAGCCGCGGAGGGCATTCAGCGTGGCATCGGCTCGGGCAGCAAGTCGACGGCGGCTGCCGTGCTGGCGTTGGGCGCGCTGGGCGTCACCGGGTTGGTCGAGTGGCCGATCCTGCTGGCCGTCGGCGGCGGAGCGTTGGTGTTGCACCGGCTGACCCGCAAACCCGAGGAGTCCGAGCCGGCGCCGACGGCGAAGCTCACGCCGTTACCCACCAAGGAAGAGCCGGCGCCGGCGAAGGCCGCGCCGCAGAAAGCCCCGACCAAGTCCGCGGCCAAGAAGACCGCTGGCCGACGGGCCGGCACCACCGCGTTGCGCAGCACCAACTGACCGGGACCGCTGTCGGCCGTTGAATATCGCCACATCCATACGACGGTCGTTGCCGTCGCGTGCGATCGTTGCGGGCCTGCAGGCCACCACCGCGCTCACCAACGCATCGATCACCACCGCCGCGGCCGTCGCCGGGGCCCTGGCCAAGGCGGTATCCGGTGAGCTGTCCCGCGAGACACTCGGCCGGCACTGTTGGCGTGGCGAGACCCGCGCCTGGATCGAGGTGC comes from the Mycobacterium shinjukuense genome and includes:
- a CDS encoding DUF3263 domain-containing protein, encoding MDSAMARTNRAGDDSEITDGLTRREHDILAFERQWWKFAGVKEEAIKELFSMSATRYYQVLNALVDRPEALAADPMLVKRLRRLRASRQKARAARRLGFEVT
- a CDS encoding peptide deformylase is translated as MAVVPIRIVGDPVLHTPTTPVPVAADGSLPADLGDLITTMYDTMDAANGVGLAANQIGYGLRLFVYDCAEDRGQTTRRRGVVINPILETSEIPETMPDPTNDDEGCLSVPGESFPTGRAKWARVTGLDADGSPIAIEGTGLFARMLQHETGHLDGFLYLDRLIGRHARAAKRAVKARGWGVPGLSWLPGEGPDPFGH
- a CDS encoding exodeoxyribonuclease III; translated protein: MRLATWNVNSIRTRLDRVLDWLARAEVDVLAMQETKCADSQFPALPLFELGYEVAHVGFDQWNGVAIASRIGLDDVQAGFDGQPRWSSRPEVAATTEARALGATCGGVRVWSLYVPNGRALDDPHYAYKLDWLAALRDTAEGWLRDDPTAAIALAGDWNIAPTDEDVWSTEFYRGCTHVSEPERNAFNALVDAQFTDVVRPFTPGPGVYTYWDYTQLRFPKKQGMRIDFILASPALAARVIDAQIVREERKGKAPSDHAPVLVDLQPICA